Proteins encoded by one window of Psychromonas sp. L1A2:
- a CDS encoding MSMEG_0569 family flavin-dependent oxidoreductase produces the protein MTHSTTNSLSSNSTHYSVIVVGSGQAGMSMSYHLKQDNISHLVIEKNSEIAYNWKNERWDEFCLVTPNWQCQLPGHHYQGDDPDGFMVKDEIINYLQSYFDSFKPPVVFNSVVDSITKVDSIFHVTTDCNGIKNHYTADKVVLACGSYHQAFILPSAQNMPEKIKHIHSRDYKNAESLPAGDIMVVGTGQSGAQIAEDIHLQGRNVHLCVGNAPRVNRRYRGKDVVQWLEDMGYYDTTIDKHPDGENAPHSTNHYVTGRDGGRDLNLRIFAEQGMKLYGQLGEVNNGVANFLDDLSKHLTNADDSAKRITDKIEEYIQHNNIEAPADDNIHSTYLPDTPATLDMNTSKISTVIWATGFRMNFDWVKLPAFNDRGLPLEKRGVSPVEGLYFLGLNWMNTWGSGRFFHVGKDAHFIKNEILKS, from the coding sequence ATGACACATTCAACCACAAACTCACTTTCGTCTAACTCAACGCATTATTCTGTTATTGTTGTTGGCTCAGGGCAGGCAGGTATGTCAATGAGTTACCATTTAAAACAAGACAACATCTCTCACTTAGTTATTGAAAAGAATAGTGAAATTGCATATAACTGGAAAAATGAACGTTGGGATGAATTTTGTTTAGTTACCCCAAATTGGCAATGCCAACTGCCAGGTCATCATTATCAAGGCGACGATCCAGATGGCTTTATGGTTAAAGATGAAATAATTAATTACTTACAGTCTTATTTTGATTCTTTTAAGCCGCCAGTCGTGTTTAACAGCGTTGTTGATTCAATTACAAAAGTAGACAGCATATTCCATGTGACAACAGACTGTAATGGTATCAAAAACCATTACACCGCTGATAAAGTAGTACTTGCCTGTGGTAGCTACCACCAAGCCTTTATTTTACCGTCAGCACAAAATATGCCTGAAAAAATAAAACATATTCATTCACGTGATTATAAAAATGCAGAATCACTACCCGCTGGCGACATCATGGTAGTAGGTACAGGCCAAAGTGGGGCACAAATAGCAGAAGACATTCACCTACAAGGGCGAAACGTTCACCTTTGTGTCGGTAATGCCCCGCGCGTAAACAGACGTTACCGCGGTAAAGACGTTGTGCAATGGCTTGAAGACATGGGCTACTACGACACAACCATTGACAAGCACCCAGATGGTGAAAATGCACCACATTCAACAAACCACTACGTCACTGGTCGAGATGGCGGCCGCGATTTAAACCTACGCATATTTGCTGAACAAGGCATGAAACTTTATGGCCAATTAGGCGAAGTAAATAACGGTGTCGCAAACTTTTTAGACGACTTGTCAAAACATTTAACAAACGCAGACGACTCAGCAAAACGTATTACCGATAAAATTGAAGAATACATTCAACACAACAACATTGAAGCACCTGCAGACGATAATATTCATTCAACCTATCTGCCTGACACGCCAGCAACACTTGATATGAACACAAGTAAAATAAGCACTGTTATTTGGGCGACAGGTTTTAGAATGAATTTCGATTGGGTTAAATTACCCGCGTTTAATGACCGAGGGCTACCACTAGAAAAACGTGGCGTTAGCCCAGTAGAGGGATTGTACTTTTTAGGTTTAAATTGGATGAACACATGGGGTTCTGGACGTTTTTTCCACGTAGGGAAAGATGCACACTTTATAAAAAATGAAATATTGAAAAGCTAA
- a CDS encoding MSMEG_0570 family nitrogen starvation response protein → MPAVNFTVNWPDGEIVSYYSPSTVIHNYLSLGIEYDLSKFKLTVDQALDAASERVKSTYGFYCSAASDEKSKIERKYNQLINTHKNGKVCVTVFN, encoded by the coding sequence ATGCCAGCAGTAAACTTTACCGTAAATTGGCCTGACGGTGAAATAGTTAGCTATTACTCCCCATCTACGGTTATTCACAATTACTTATCATTAGGTATTGAGTATGACCTTAGCAAATTTAAGCTCACTGTTGATCAAGCATTAGACGCTGCATCCGAGCGCGTTAAAAGCACGTATGGTTTTTATTGCTCTGCCGCAAGCGACGAAAAATCAAAAATCGAACGTAAATATAACCAACTCATTAACACACACAAAAACGGTAAAGTTTGCGTTACCGTTTTTAATTAA
- a CDS encoding sll0787 family AIR synthase-like protein has protein sequence MNACQTIYKANIEPEDELESLCRSLKALPEIEAKRAIKIAASHAYKESKHAENIEQLYALPGDDCAAFKAGSGYQLLAMEGMLPDFVKKDPRAAGWSSVMANVSDIAAMGGRPTAIANAFWHNDIAQSEELIFHIKRACTSFGVQFSGGHSSINASMHPNLAVAITGYAEKLLSCYHIQPEDKLFILSDLTGSWHGNLPYWGCVQGKTDEQIQAQWGIPADLAEKDLAIAAKDISNGGIMGTLLMMIELTKCGVNINIDNIPAPENPHDIRWLRAFQSFGFLLAVRPEKAAELNKYFANSHLSCVEVGTFNHSGKIHIQTQHSSSEFWDINHEQLTCMGKAPL, from the coding sequence ATGAATGCTTGTCAGACTATTTATAAAGCAAATATTGAACCTGAAGATGAGCTTGAGTCACTATGCCGTAGCTTAAAAGCATTACCTGAAATAGAGGCTAAAAGAGCCATAAAAATAGCGGCCTCACATGCTTATAAAGAAAGTAAACATGCTGAAAATATCGAACAACTTTATGCTTTACCCGGCGATGATTGCGCGGCATTTAAAGCAGGTAGCGGCTATCAGCTATTAGCAATGGAAGGCATGCTGCCTGATTTTGTAAAAAAAGACCCAAGAGCTGCTGGTTGGTCATCGGTAATGGCGAATGTAAGTGATATTGCCGCCATGGGGGGAAGACCAACTGCCATCGCCAATGCTTTTTGGCATAACGATATAGCGCAAAGCGAAGAATTAATTTTTCATATAAAACGTGCCTGTACTTCATTCGGTGTTCAGTTCTCAGGCGGACACAGCAGTATTAATGCATCAATGCATCCTAATTTAGCGGTCGCCATAACAGGTTATGCTGAAAAACTCTTATCGTGTTACCACATACAACCCGAAGACAAGCTTTTTATATTGTCAGATCTTACTGGAAGCTGGCATGGCAACTTACCTTATTGGGGCTGTGTACAAGGTAAAACAGACGAACAAATTCAAGCGCAGTGGGGCATTCCAGCAGACCTTGCTGAAAAAGACCTCGCCATTGCCGCGAAAGACATTAGTAACGGCGGCATTATGGGGACGCTACTCATGATGATAGAGCTGACCAAATGTGGCGTGAACATAAATATAGATAACATTCCCGCGCCAGAAAATCCACACGACATACGATGGCTTAGAGCCTTTCAAAGCTTTGGATTTTTACTCGCCGTTCGCCCAGAAAAAGCAGCTGAATTAAATAAATACTTTGCTAACAGCCACCTTAGTTGTGTTGAAGTCGGTACGTTTAATCATAGCGGAAAAATTCATATTCAAACCCAACATTCATCATCTGAATTTTGGGATATAAACCACGAACAGCTTACCTGTATGGGTAAAGCGCCTCTTTAA
- a CDS encoding MSMEG_0567/Sll0786 family nitrogen starvation N-acetyltransferase has protein sequence MAKAKFAVINDVFPSFRSQHIQVKVATSPWEKQEYFQLRNKTFTQEQTILTGKEKDTKDFEAIPIIALASNWSIGEEIAGAVRIYKISDTDNTWYGGRLCVARTYRGYQNIGKALINEAVSRAKDLGCQTFLATVQPQNEKYFKSVHWKTLGSIEVAGKPHVHMEANLDMYPFMTRDLQ, from the coding sequence ATGGCTAAAGCTAAATTTGCGGTAATTAATGATGTATTTCCAAGTTTTCGTTCGCAACATATTCAAGTCAAGGTCGCGACTTCTCCATGGGAAAAACAGGAATACTTTCAATTACGTAATAAAACATTTACGCAAGAACAAACAATATTGACCGGAAAAGAGAAAGATACAAAAGACTTCGAAGCTATTCCTATCATTGCGTTAGCGTCTAATTGGTCAATTGGTGAAGAAATCGCAGGCGCGGTGCGTATTTATAAAATCTCTGACACCGACAACACATGGTATGGCGGCCGACTTTGCGTTGCGCGTACTTATCGAGGTTATCAAAATATTGGCAAAGCACTTATTAACGAAGCGGTATCACGTGCTAAAGATCTTGGTTGTCAAACGTTTCTAGCAACGGTGCAGCCTCAAAATGAAAAGTATTTTAAATCCGTACACTGGAAAACACTCGGTTCAATAGAGGTAGCGGGCAAACCTCATGTGCACATGGAAGCTAACTTAGACATGTATCCTTTTATGACGAGGGATCTGCAATGA
- a CDS encoding MSMEG_0568 family radical SAM protein: MGLNKQQLTDLQTLGIRWFDMDEYDLNRKGGAGPTDHKAFNFAEQTTMVPIFNDQVKKSNYSATYSENKDHVLIYENDTLVDKATIPAQPNFYKLKTKEGIPYSKIATLHSKNVLATTVFQKCVRYGNRDTSCQFCAIEESLKSGATIAHKKPEQLVEVVKAAIELDGITQMIMTTGTPNLKDRGAKMLLESATAVKAAVDIPLQVQCEPPEDDFWFQALKDVGVDAIGMHLEAVSQRVREAIMPGKASVPMSRYISAYKAAVKVFGRGNVSTYILAGLGDTEEEIISVSTMLIDLGVYPFVVPFTPVAGTPLENHPMPDPEMLKRIFSTLGPILKDKMMTSDSLKAGCAKCGACSSMKSYE, from the coding sequence ATGGGGCTGAATAAGCAACAACTTACCGACCTTCAAACGCTTGGTATACGTTGGTTTGATATGGATGAATATGACTTAAATCGCAAAGGTGGTGCAGGGCCAACCGATCACAAAGCATTTAATTTTGCAGAGCAAACTACCATGGTGCCGATTTTTAATGACCAAGTTAAAAAATCAAATTATTCAGCAACCTATAGTGAAAATAAAGATCACGTTTTAATTTATGAAAATGACACGTTAGTGGATAAAGCAACTATACCTGCGCAACCTAATTTTTATAAATTGAAAACAAAAGAAGGTATACCTTACTCAAAAATAGCCACATTACACAGTAAAAATGTATTAGCGACAACCGTTTTTCAAAAGTGTGTACGCTACGGCAATAGAGATACATCATGTCAATTTTGCGCTATTGAAGAATCACTAAAAAGTGGCGCGACTATCGCCCATAAAAAGCCGGAACAATTAGTTGAAGTAGTCAAAGCCGCCATTGAACTTGACGGTATTACGCAAATGATAATGACCACCGGGACTCCTAATTTAAAAGATCGTGGCGCAAAAATGCTACTGGAAAGTGCGACAGCCGTTAAAGCTGCGGTTGATATTCCTTTACAGGTGCAATGTGAGCCACCTGAAGATGATTTTTGGTTTCAAGCACTAAAAGACGTAGGCGTTGACGCCATCGGTATGCACCTAGAAGCCGTGAGCCAACGAGTGCGTGAAGCTATTATGCCCGGCAAAGCCAGCGTGCCAATGTCGCGTTATATATCCGCTTATAAAGCCGCAGTAAAAGTGTTTGGCCGGGGTAATGTAAGTACCTACATACTGGCAGGGCTTGGCGATACTGAAGAAGAAATAATTTCAGTAAGCACTATGTTAATCGACCTAGGCGTTTACCCGTTTGTTGTGCCATTTACGCCTGTTGCAGGCACGCCGTTAGAAAATCATCCCATGCCTGATCCTGAAATGCTGAAACGTATTTTTTCTACCTTAGGCCCGATTTTGAAAGACAAAATGATGACCTCTGATTCTTTAAAAGCTGGCTGTGCTAAATGTGGTGCATGCTCATCAATGAAAAGTTACGAATAG
- a CDS encoding Nit6803 family nitrilase — MTKIIAAAVQCSPVLYSCAGTVNKVCDWIHKLGKDGVEFVVFAETLVPYYPYFSFVQPPYQMGKQHLLLMQESVEVPSIYTHQIAEAAKAANMVVSVGINERDNQTLYNAQLLFDADGTLVQHRRKITPTYHERMIWGQGDGSGLAAVDTKVGRIGSLACWEHYNPLARYALMADHEQIHVSMFPGSLVGEIFAEQIEVTIRHHALESGCFVVNATSWLSPEQQQQIIDDTGCPIEAISGGSFTAIVSPEGRLLGETLRSDSGEGACVAELDLSLISKRKRMMDSVGHYSRPELLSLLIDKTPTAHTHDMSKLSGIQQENKPTDAPIITAEEL, encoded by the coding sequence ATGACAAAAATAATTGCCGCTGCGGTTCAATGTAGTCCAGTACTTTACTCATGTGCAGGTACTGTCAATAAGGTATGCGATTGGATTCACAAGCTTGGTAAAGATGGCGTTGAGTTTGTTGTTTTTGCAGAAACATTAGTGCCTTATTATCCTTATTTTTCATTTGTTCAACCTCCCTACCAAATGGGAAAGCAACATCTTTTATTAATGCAAGAAAGTGTTGAAGTACCTTCAATTTATACACACCAAATTGCAGAAGCCGCCAAAGCCGCGAACATGGTTGTATCGGTTGGTATTAATGAACGCGACAATCAAACACTTTATAACGCACAGTTATTATTTGATGCTGACGGCACGCTTGTTCAGCATCGACGAAAAATTACGCCAACCTATCATGAACGCATGATTTGGGGACAAGGTGATGGGTCAGGTTTAGCGGCGGTAGATACCAAAGTAGGCCGTATTGGATCACTGGCCTGTTGGGAACATTACAATCCATTAGCACGCTATGCCTTAATGGCTGATCACGAGCAAATTCATGTCAGCATGTTTCCCGGTTCATTAGTAGGGGAAATATTTGCCGAACAAATCGAAGTCACTATTCGTCATCACGCACTAGAAAGCGGTTGCTTTGTGGTAAATGCGACTAGTTGGTTAAGCCCTGAACAACAGCAACAAATAATAGATGATACTGGTTGTCCAATTGAAGCCATTAGCGGCGGAAGCTTTACCGCAATTGTATCACCAGAAGGCCGTTTACTCGGTGAAACATTACGAAGTGATTCAGGTGAAGGTGCTTGTGTTGCTGAATTAGATTTAAGCTTAATCAGTAAACGTAAACGCATGATGGATTCTGTTGGGCATTACAGCCGCCCAGAATTATTAAGTTTACTGATTGATAAAACCCCCACCGCACATACACATGACATGAGTAAATTATCAGGCATTCAACAAGAAAATAAACCAACTGACGCACCAATCATTACTGCTGAGGAGTTGTAA
- a CDS encoding MSMEG_0572/Sll0783 family nitrogen starvation response protein, whose translation MPKVDKEQHKTGDFLVDYEEKVFEDVQAEPGAKALVTFHTVAFEGSIGLVNLLQAKRLQRKGFETKILLYGPGVLLGVQRGFPKLGSEAFPGNLAYNTQIQQFMDEGGEVYACRFALQALYGQTEKALMEGIRPINPLDVMDLQLLMAKENAFVVHTWTS comes from the coding sequence ATGCCAAAAGTCGATAAAGAGCAGCATAAAACGGGTGATTTTCTCGTAGATTACGAAGAAAAAGTTTTTGAAGATGTACAAGCTGAACCAGGTGCAAAAGCATTAGTTACATTTCATACCGTTGCATTCGAAGGCTCAATTGGTTTAGTGAACTTGCTACAAGCTAAGCGTTTACAACGTAAAGGGTTTGAAACAAAAATTTTGTTATACGGACCGGGTGTACTTTTAGGTGTACAACGTGGATTTCCAAAACTAGGTTCAGAAGCTTTCCCTGGTAATTTGGCATACAACACTCAAATTCAACAGTTCATGGACGAAGGTGGTGAGGTTTACGCGTGTCGCTTTGCTCTTCAAGCATTATATGGCCAAACAGAAAAAGCATTAATGGAAGGTATACGCCCAATTAATCCATTAGACGTAATGGATTTACAACTATTAATGGCAAAAGAAAATGCATTTGTTGTTCATACCTGGACAAGTTAA
- a CDS encoding sigma 54-interacting transcriptional regulator, whose product MEHQLDSSDNWSKLAYWMRNAAFEHCPEALMLLDPIENKYIDCNVAASALLGYPRQKLLMMPISKIHDKDLGELIVFTEEVLIYGRASSSKIQCKNSKDDYISVELQAARTVINQRELIILSLKDSKLEKLKYENKEINRISSSSLLELKHLENMYHQHKLDNALMLSSVGDGLYCVDTEGLCTFMNPAAKKLLGRTSEEVLGQNVHYIHHHTHDDGSHYHVEDCPIYAAVRDGVIYEGKQELFWKHDGPPFPVEFTSTPIISDGKIIGAVVVFRDISERLKTEQYLKDTLDELNELKARLEDENAYLQQEFLIEKNFYGIVGESSSIKHVMQQIDLVAKTDANVLVTGESGTGKELIAMAIHEASNRKEKSLIRVNCAAIPHELFESEFFGHIKGAYTGAVRDRIGRFELANGGTIFLDEVGEIPLNLQSKLLRVIQEGQFERVGEDCTRMVDVRIIAATNRDLKQESLKNNFREDLFFRLNVFPIHSPALRERAGDIALLAMHFLQRESQKYGATLVKLKKSSLKQIEEYLWPGNIRELQNVIERAVITAVNGVAELNLPNSNNATPDIFEDYTQQDRTIISDIKIQEIVENNMLAALEQCHWKVFGDAGAAKLLGMKPTTLASRIKRLGLSRDTHKKSSHF is encoded by the coding sequence ATGGAACATCAATTAGATTCGAGCGACAACTGGAGCAAGTTGGCTTATTGGATGCGAAATGCGGCTTTTGAACATTGTCCTGAAGCATTGATGCTTTTAGATCCTATCGAAAATAAATACATTGATTGTAATGTAGCTGCGTCAGCTTTATTAGGTTATCCACGGCAAAAACTTCTGATGATGCCCATTTCAAAAATACATGATAAAGACCTAGGTGAATTGATTGTTTTTACTGAAGAGGTATTAATTTATGGTCGTGCATCAAGTTCGAAGATACAGTGTAAAAATTCCAAAGACGACTATATTTCAGTAGAGTTACAAGCTGCTAGAACGGTTATTAATCAACGTGAATTAATTATTTTAAGCTTGAAAGACAGTAAACTTGAAAAGCTAAAGTATGAAAACAAAGAAATAAACCGCATTTCTAGTAGTAGCTTATTAGAACTTAAACATTTAGAAAATATGTACCATCAACATAAGCTAGATAACGCATTAATGTTGTCGTCAGTAGGTGACGGACTTTATTGTGTTGATACCGAAGGCTTGTGTACCTTTATGAATCCAGCAGCAAAAAAATTATTGGGCCGAACAAGTGAAGAAGTATTAGGGCAAAATGTTCATTACATTCATCATCATACACATGATGATGGCAGCCATTATCATGTTGAAGACTGTCCTATCTATGCAGCCGTTAGAGATGGCGTTATCTATGAAGGCAAACAAGAGTTATTTTGGAAGCATGATGGCCCCCCTTTTCCTGTTGAATTTACCAGCACGCCTATTATTTCAGACGGTAAAATTATTGGCGCAGTGGTTGTTTTTCGAGATATTAGCGAACGCTTAAAAACAGAACAATATTTAAAAGACACCTTAGACGAATTAAATGAATTAAAAGCACGATTAGAAGATGAAAATGCTTATTTGCAGCAAGAGTTTTTAATCGAAAAGAATTTTTATGGCATTGTTGGTGAAAGCTCATCTATTAAACATGTAATGCAGCAAATTGACCTTGTTGCAAAAACCGATGCGAATGTGTTGGTTACTGGTGAGTCTGGCACCGGTAAAGAATTAATCGCAATGGCAATACATGAAGCCAGTAACCGTAAAGAAAAATCTTTAATACGCGTTAATTGTGCAGCTATTCCACACGAATTATTTGAGAGTGAGTTTTTTGGTCATATAAAGGGGGCTTATACTGGCGCAGTTCGTGACCGAATAGGCCGTTTTGAATTAGCTAATGGCGGTACTATATTTTTAGATGAAGTGGGTGAAATACCACTTAACTTACAAAGTAAATTGCTAAGAGTAATACAAGAAGGACAATTTGAACGAGTAGGCGAAGACTGTACTCGTATGGTTGACGTAAGAATAATTGCAGCGACTAATCGTGATTTAAAACAAGAGTCACTTAAAAATAATTTCAGAGAAGATTTATTTTTCCGATTGAATGTTTTTCCTATTCACTCGCCAGCACTTCGTGAACGAGCCGGTGATATTGCATTATTAGCAATGCACTTTTTACAACGTGAATCACAAAAATATGGAGCAACATTAGTTAAATTAAAGAAATCATCTTTAAAACAAATCGAAGAATATTTATGGCCAGGTAATATTCGAGAGTTACAAAATGTGATAGAAAGAGCAGTAATAACAGCCGTTAACGGTGTAGCAGAGTTAAATTTACCTAATAGCAATAATGCTACCCCTGACATATTTGAAGATTATACCCAACAAGATAGAACGATAATTTCAGATATAAAAATTCAGGAAATCGTTGAAAACAACATGCTAGCGGCATTAGAACAGTGCCATTGGAAAGTTTTTGGTGATGCTGGCGCGGCTAAACTATTAGGCATGAAACCAACAACCTTAGCCTCACGCATTAAACGTCTTGGTTTATCAAGGGATACGCATAAAAAATCATCTCACTTTTAG
- a CDS encoding SGNH/GDSL hydrolase family protein, translated as MKTILCFGDSNTWGYSPSLERRYNESERWTMLLQSQLLSEYRIIEEGLNSRTTVFEDPFEAGKKGLDYLLPCLGSHHPDLVIIMLGTNDLKSRFNVTASDISKGAARLIEVAKNFNPGFMSKAPEVLLISPAHVLELDNGKEGWDGAQAKSEQFSHYYELRAKELGCHFLDAAKFIEPCKKEGIHWHPEQHIKLANKLSQLIPTILPLDE; from the coding sequence ATGAAAACCATTTTATGCTTTGGTGACTCCAACACTTGGGGATACTCTCCTTCTCTAGAACGACGTTATAACGAATCTGAACGATGGACTATGTTGCTACAATCCCAATTACTTAGTGAATATCGTATTATTGAAGAGGGATTGAATAGCCGTACCACGGTATTTGAAGACCCATTTGAAGCGGGTAAAAAAGGACTAGATTACCTACTCCCCTGCTTAGGAAGCCATCACCCTGATTTGGTGATCATTATGCTAGGTACCAACGATTTAAAATCCAGATTTAATGTGACCGCGAGCGATATCTCTAAGGGTGCAGCACGATTGATTGAGGTGGCTAAAAATTTCAATCCAGGCTTTATGAGCAAAGCGCCTGAAGTACTTTTAATTTCTCCTGCACATGTATTGGAACTAGATAATGGTAAAGAAGGTTGGGATGGTGCTCAAGCTAAATCCGAACAGTTTAGCCACTATTATGAGTTACGCGCGAAGGAATTAGGTTGTCACTTTCTAGATGCCGCTAAGTTTATAGAACCTTGTAAAAAAGAGGGAATACATTGGCATCCTGAGCAGCATATCAAACTTGCCAATAAGCTGAGTCAATTGATTCCTACAATATTACCACTGGACGAATAA
- the guaD gene encoding guanine deaminase, translating into MANYTQVFKGTAFTSKSSKDILILKEHLFCINQNGMIEKVLSPNDADYQEMLRAHEGKVHFHQLEPGQYFLPGFVDTHVHAPQWAQSGTALDIPLYDWLNTYTFPIESKFSDLTFAKEVYDDLVSTLLANGTTTSLYFATVHKEASLLLAEICAQKGQRGLVGKVVMDDPEQNPPFYRDVDTKTALAETEEFILAVKALAKSTKQGVYPVVTPRFIPSCTDAALKGLGELVAKHDTHVQSHCSESDWEHHHVQDRFQKNDAFALNDFGLLGDKAVMAHCNFLDDDDAHLFAKTGTAIAHCPISNAYFANSVIPISHLHAKGIDVGLGSDLSGGFSPSLFDNARQAVMSSRMLEDGVNPALPAEQRGLPSSRITINEAFYFATAGGGESLSLPIGRLEENYAWDIQIIDSRVSSAKLPIFNPDEDLNDVFQKIMYLARPENIREVWVQGEKVHSRKL; encoded by the coding sequence ATGGCTAACTATACACAGGTCTTTAAAGGAACTGCTTTTACAAGTAAGAGCTCAAAAGATATCCTTATTTTAAAAGAGCATCTTTTTTGTATTAATCAAAATGGCATGATTGAAAAAGTGCTTTCACCTAACGATGCTGACTATCAAGAGATGCTCAGAGCACATGAGGGAAAAGTCCATTTTCATCAACTAGAACCTGGACAATATTTTTTACCCGGCTTTGTTGATACTCATGTTCACGCCCCCCAATGGGCTCAGTCTGGAACTGCTTTAGATATTCCGCTTTATGATTGGCTAAATACCTACACCTTTCCCATTGAATCTAAATTTTCCGACTTAACGTTTGCTAAAGAAGTCTATGACGATCTAGTGAGTACATTACTCGCAAATGGCACAACAACTTCCCTTTATTTTGCCACTGTCCACAAGGAAGCTAGCTTATTACTTGCTGAAATCTGTGCACAAAAAGGGCAGCGAGGATTAGTTGGAAAAGTTGTTATGGATGATCCTGAACAAAATCCACCATTTTACCGAGATGTCGATACTAAAACTGCCTTGGCAGAAACCGAAGAGTTTATTTTAGCTGTTAAAGCATTAGCCAAATCAACAAAACAAGGCGTTTATCCTGTTGTCACTCCACGCTTTATTCCAAGTTGTACCGACGCGGCTTTGAAGGGGTTAGGTGAATTAGTAGCGAAACATGATACGCATGTTCAGTCACACTGCAGCGAAAGTGATTGGGAGCATCATCATGTACAGGACAGGTTTCAAAAAAATGATGCGTTTGCGTTAAATGATTTTGGCCTATTAGGTGATAAAGCTGTGATGGCACATTGTAATTTTTTAGATGATGACGATGCTCATTTATTTGCTAAAACAGGTACTGCAATAGCCCATTGTCCTATTTCAAATGCTTATTTTGCCAACAGTGTTATTCCTATTTCACATCTACATGCAAAAGGTATCGATGTGGGATTAGGGTCGGACCTTTCTGGAGGATTTTCACCTAGTCTTTTCGACAATGCTAGACAAGCTGTGATGTCATCGAGAATGTTAGAAGATGGCGTCAATCCTGCACTGCCGGCCGAACAGCGTGGATTGCCATCGTCACGTATTACCATTAATGAAGCTTTCTACTTTGCGACTGCTGGTGGCGGTGAAAGCTTAAGTTTGCCTATTGGTCGCCTAGAAGAAAATTATGCATGGGATATACAGATTATCGATTCAAGGGTCTCGTCTGCAAAGTTGCCTATTTTTAATCCTGATGAAGATTTAAACGATGTATTTCAAAAAATCATGTACCTAGCCCGCCCTGAAAATATTCGAGAAGTATGGGTTCAAGGTGAAAAAGTTCACTCACGTAAGTTATAG
- a CDS encoding DUF2237 family protein, translated as MEMDESINVYGEALEMCCDNPITGFYRDGKCNTNKDDVGSHTVCINVTKEFLEYSRFRGNDLSTPIPEFGFKGLKPGNSWCLCAARWLEAEKANMAPRIHLTRTHIKALDIVPMELLKKYAMDLN; from the coding sequence ATGGAAATGGATGAATCTATAAATGTGTATGGTGAAGCGTTAGAAATGTGTTGTGATAATCCAATCACTGGCTTTTACCGCGATGGAAAATGCAATACGAATAAAGATGATGTTGGTTCGCATACTGTCTGTATCAACGTAACAAAAGAGTTCTTAGAATATTCAAGGTTTAGAGGTAATGATTTATCGACTCCTATCCCTGAATTTGGTTTTAAAGGTTTAAAGCCGGGCAACAGCTGGTGCTTATGTGCTGCAAGGTGGTTAGAAGCTGAAAAGGCTAATATGGCACCCAGAATTCACCTAACGAGAACCCACATTAAAGCGTTAGATATTGTGCCAATGGAATTACTGAAAAAATACGCAATGGATCTAAATTAG